In Chryseobacterium camelliae, one DNA window encodes the following:
- a CDS encoding PfkB family carbohydrate kinase produces MKLLVVGSVAFDAIETPFGKTDKILGGAATYIGITSSVLGVKSGIVSVVGGDFPQEYLDMFTGRDINIEGIEIVKEGKTFFWAGKYHNDLNTRDTLATEVNVLENFDPKIPDSMQDSEILLLGNLHPGVQLSVLEKMNQRPKLVILDTMNFWMDTAWDILMEMIAKTDVITINDEEARQLSGEYSLVKAAKKIHEMGPEYVIIKKGEHGALLFHDHKVFAIPALPLEEVFDPTGAGDTFAGGFAAYLAKKGKVDFETMKSALIVGSAMASYTVEKFGTERIQEVSEADMFSRLRQFKELTTFDMELQ; encoded by the coding sequence ATGAAACTTTTAGTTGTAGGAAGTGTTGCATTCGATGCAATCGAAACGCCATTTGGGAAAACCGATAAGATTTTAGGAGGGGCTGCCACGTATATCGGTATTACTTCATCCGTTTTAGGCGTAAAATCCGGAATCGTTTCTGTAGTTGGAGGGGATTTCCCGCAGGAATACCTGGACATGTTTACCGGAAGGGATATCAATATTGAGGGAATCGAAATCGTAAAAGAAGGGAAGACATTCTTCTGGGCTGGAAAATACCACAACGACCTGAATACAAGAGATACACTGGCCACCGAAGTGAATGTACTGGAAAACTTTGATCCTAAGATTCCGGATTCCATGCAGGATTCAGAAATCCTGTTGTTAGGGAACCTTCACCCCGGCGTGCAGCTTTCCGTACTGGAAAAAATGAATCAGCGTCCTAAGCTGGTTATCCTAGATACCATGAATTTCTGGATGGATACTGCGTGGGATATTTTAATGGAGATGATTGCAAAAACCGATGTGATCACCATTAATGATGAAGAGGCAAGACAGCTTTCCGGTGAGTATTCATTGGTAAAAGCTGCAAAAAAGATCCATGAAATGGGTCCTGAATATGTTATCATTAAAAAAGGGGAGCACGGAGCTCTGCTGTTCCATGACCACAAGGTATTTGCGATCCCCGCACTGCCACTGGAAGAGGTCTTCGATCCAACCGGAGCCGGAGATACTTTCGCAGGAGGTTTTGCCGCTTATCTGGCTAAAAAAGGCAAAGTGGATTTTGAAACCATGAAATCCGCATTGATCGTAGGATCTGCCATGGCTTCTTATACGGTAGAGAAATTCGGGACTGAACGTATCCAGGAAGTTAGTGAAGCTGATATGTTCAGCAGGCTGAGACAGTTTAAGGAGTTGACAACCTTTGATATGGAACTTCAGTAA
- a CDS encoding peptidylprolyl isomerase, protein MINRLKVTFLFGIFMMLFSASMNAQLKQGELVDGIAAVIGNEIVLESDVNEQMNYAKQQGASNIDKCEFLENLLNNKLLVYEAKKDTLIENRSAAIKEQANAKYSQMLSQFPDEKSMLAAYKFRTAYEMKNAIEKIDTDTYYGQAKYQRITDKADVTPNEVTDFYNMYKMQLPEIKDEVSLGQIMMFPKLTEAHKQELIDKLKKIKQDIQGGETFESQARIYSEDPGSASNGGLMKNISKGQMVKPFEAAALNLQEGEISDPVESEFGYHIIQLVKKSGKMYDARHILLLATPTDEEVATAKKKLDSIRTLILDGKMTFKDAAFKFSDDKRTKFNAGLIPGADGSSKIEKETIPGTISYELAGLNKNDITTAFEDMDERKRKVVKIVKIEDVIPAHQITLETDYDRIKQMALNKKKSEMVEKYVNKQLPTTFISIDGRYDSCNFKGDWKKESIKK, encoded by the coding sequence ATGATAAATAGACTAAAAGTCACTTTCCTGTTCGGAATTTTCATGATGCTGTTCTCAGCCTCAATGAATGCCCAGCTGAAACAGGGAGAACTTGTGGATGGTATTGCAGCGGTAATAGGGAATGAGATCGTCCTGGAATCTGACGTTAATGAGCAGATGAATTACGCAAAGCAGCAGGGTGCTTCCAATATAGATAAATGCGAATTCCTGGAAAACCTCCTGAACAATAAGCTCCTGGTATACGAGGCCAAAAAGGATACCCTGATTGAAAACCGTTCCGCGGCAATTAAAGAGCAGGCGAACGCCAAATACAGCCAGATGCTTTCCCAGTTCCCGGATGAAAAATCCATGCTGGCCGCTTATAAATTCAGGACCGCCTACGAAATGAAGAATGCAATCGAAAAGATTGATACCGATACCTATTACGGGCAGGCCAAATACCAGAGAATCACAGATAAGGCAGACGTAACCCCGAATGAGGTGACGGATTTCTACAATATGTATAAAATGCAGCTGCCGGAAATCAAGGATGAGGTATCATTAGGGCAGATCATGATGTTCCCGAAGCTTACGGAAGCCCATAAGCAGGAACTGATCGATAAGCTTAAAAAAATCAAGCAGGACATCCAGGGAGGAGAAACGTTTGAGAGCCAGGCCAGAATATATTCCGAAGATCCGGGTTCCGCATCAAACGGAGGACTGATGAAGAATATCTCCAAAGGACAGATGGTAAAGCCTTTTGAGGCAGCAGCACTGAACCTTCAGGAGGGTGAGATTTCAGACCCGGTAGAGTCTGAATTCGGGTACCACATCATTCAGCTGGTTAAAAAATCAGGGAAGATGTATGATGCAAGGCATATCCTGCTTCTTGCTACGCCTACTGATGAAGAGGTGGCTACAGCGAAAAAGAAGCTTGACAGTATCAGGACGCTTATCTTAGACGGTAAAATGACATTCAAAGATGCCGCATTTAAGTTTTCAGATGATAAAAGGACCAAATTCAATGCGGGACTGATTCCCGGAGCAGATGGTTCCAGCAAGATAGAAAAAGAAACGATTCCGGGAACCATCAGCTATGAGCTTGCCGGACTGAACAAAAATGATATTACGACTGCTTTTGAAGATATGGATGAAAGAAAAAGGAAAGTAGTGAAGATCGTTAAGATTGAAGATGTGATCCCGGCCCACCAGATTACCCTGGAAACCGATTATGACAGGATCAAGCAGATGGCCCTTAACAAAAAGAAAAGCGAAATGGTTGAGAAATACGTCAACAAACAGCTTCCTACAACCTTTATCTCCATCGATGGGCGTTACGACTCCTGCAACTTTAAGGGAGACTGGAAAAAAGAATCCATCAAAAAATAA
- a CDS encoding NAD(P)H-dependent flavin oxidoreductase: MQQERNRVTALFNIQYPIIQAGMIWHSGWRLASAVSNCGGLGLIGAGSMYPDVLRENIRKCRLATDKPFGVNVPMLYPNMEEVINIILEEGVKIVFTSAGNPKTYTETLQKEGLKVAHVVSSTKFAVKCEDAGVDAIVAEGFEAGGHNGRDETTTFCLIPNVKKHISKPLIAAGGIALGAQMKAAMILGADGVQIGSRFAATVEASAHDTWKKKITELQEGDTHLTLKELAPVRMVKNKFFNELEDIYATGRNTEALITALGRARAKRGMFEGDMEEGELEIGQVSALIDDVLPVETVFNTLLKEFDEARMPSF; the protein is encoded by the coding sequence ATGCAGCAGGAACGCAATAGGGTCACCGCACTTTTTAACATACAATATCCCATCATACAGGCGGGGATGATCTGGCATTCCGGATGGAGGCTGGCATCTGCCGTATCCAATTGCGGAGGTTTAGGCCTGATAGGCGCAGGAAGCATGTATCCTGATGTTTTACGGGAGAATATCCGCAAATGCAGGCTGGCTACCGATAAGCCTTTCGGGGTGAACGTACCCATGCTATACCCGAATATGGAGGAAGTCATCAACATCATCCTGGAAGAAGGTGTGAAGATTGTCTTTACTTCGGCAGGAAATCCTAAAACCTACACTGAAACCCTCCAGAAAGAAGGCCTCAAAGTGGCGCATGTGGTTTCTTCCACAAAATTTGCCGTTAAATGTGAAGATGCCGGAGTAGACGCTATTGTTGCTGAAGGATTTGAAGCGGGCGGCCATAACGGAAGGGATGAGACCACTACGTTCTGCCTGATCCCGAATGTGAAGAAGCATATATCAAAGCCCCTGATTGCTGCAGGCGGAATCGCTCTGGGTGCCCAGATGAAAGCGGCTATGATCCTAGGGGCCGATGGCGTACAGATCGGGTCCCGCTTTGCGGCTACCGTTGAAGCCAGTGCCCATGACACCTGGAAAAAGAAAATTACCGAACTTCAGGAAGGGGATACCCATCTTACCCTGAAAGAACTCGCCCCGGTAAGGATGGTCAAAAATAAATTCTTTAATGAGCTGGAGGATATTTATGCCACCGGAAGGAATACCGAGGCTTTAATTACGGCTTTAGGACGTGCCAGGGCCAAACGCGGAATGTTTGAAGGTGATATGGAGGAAGGAGAACTGGAAATCGGGCAGGTTTCCGCCCTGATTGATGATGTACTTCCTGTAGAAACTGTTTTCAATACTCTGTTGAAGGAATTTGACGAAGCCAGGATGCCGTCTTTTTAA
- a CDS encoding alpha/beta fold hydrolase, which translates to MNEKLVTVDGKELHTEYTHTFEGRPVLVFLHDSLGSAQLWRGFPEKLSQAAECNVLLYDRLGYGKSHPMEDHYRTNDYMELEADLLNGLLEKLGISDAILFGHSDGGTIALIAAAKYPERIKAVICEAGHIFVEDITIKGVRDSLQAYRTTNLAVRLRKYHGEKVEMLFRAWTEIWLSERFCNWSIEYLLKDIACPLLFIQGEADEYGTMDQVEKTVSQVTGIAEKYSIPGIGHSPHKEVPDKVINKAAEFIQRLQG; encoded by the coding sequence ATGAATGAAAAACTCGTTACCGTTGACGGTAAGGAACTGCATACGGAATACACCCATACTTTTGAAGGGAGGCCGGTACTGGTTTTCCTGCATGATTCGCTCGGTTCTGCACAGCTGTGGAGGGGCTTTCCTGAAAAACTTTCACAGGCAGCGGAATGCAATGTTTTGCTTTATGACCGTTTAGGATACGGAAAATCTCATCCGATGGAGGATCATTACCGTACAAATGATTATATGGAGCTGGAAGCAGATCTTCTGAACGGTCTATTGGAAAAGTTGGGAATCTCCGATGCCATTCTGTTCGGGCACAGCGATGGCGGAACTATCGCCCTGATTGCTGCTGCAAAGTATCCGGAAAGGATAAAAGCTGTTATCTGTGAAGCAGGGCACATCTTTGTGGAAGATATTACAATAAAAGGGGTGCGGGACTCTTTACAGGCTTACCGCACTACAAATCTGGCAGTACGGCTCCGCAAATACCATGGAGAGAAAGTGGAAATGCTGTTCAGGGCCTGGACGGAAATCTGGCTGAGCGAAAGGTTCTGTAACTGGAGCATAGAATATCTGCTGAAGGACATTGCCTGCCCTTTACTCTTTATCCAGGGAGAAGCTGACGAATACGGAACGATGGATCAGGTTGAAAAAACAGTTTCTCAGGTAACCGGAATAGCAGAAAAATATAGTATCCCAGGCATCGGGCATAGTCCGCATAAAGAAGTTCCTGATAAGGTAATCAACAAGGCAGCAGAATTTATACAGAGATTACAGGGATAA
- a CDS encoding HD domain-containing protein: MNIQERFVQCCLQSTEDRQLIGNLWTELEKKYTEKGRHYHTLDHLDSMFRELDAVKDSIRDFDLVSFSVFYHDAIYDASSKSNEKKSAALADKRLRQLPLSPSSVRRIAEQIIATQLHEFSDDTDTNYLLDADLSVLGSDPATYTEYTLNIRKEYSVYPDFLYRPGRKKVLRHFLDMDRIFKTEEFTVKYEEKARENIRKEWETL; encoded by the coding sequence ATGAATATACAGGAAAGGTTTGTACAATGCTGCCTTCAGTCTACGGAGGATCGTCAGCTTATCGGAAACTTATGGACTGAATTAGAGAAAAAATACACTGAAAAGGGCAGGCATTACCACACGCTTGACCATCTTGATAGTATGTTCCGTGAATTGGATGCGGTGAAAGACAGCATCCGTGATTTTGATCTGGTTTCATTTTCAGTATTTTATCATGATGCGATATATGATGCTTCCTCTAAATCCAATGAAAAGAAAAGTGCCGCACTTGCCGACAAGAGACTCCGGCAGTTACCGTTGAGCCCTTCATCCGTCCGGCGGATTGCCGAACAGATCATCGCCACGCAGCTGCATGAATTTTCTGATGATACAGACACCAACTATCTTCTCGACGCCGATCTTTCCGTTCTCGGCAGCGATCCTGCAACATATACAGAGTATACCTTGAATATCAGAAAGGAATATTCCGTTTATCCGGATTTCCTGTACCGGCCGGGCAGGAAAAAAGTGCTCCGCCATTTCCTGGACATGGATCGCATCTTTAAAACGGAGGAATTTACCGTGAAATATGAAGAAAAGGCCAGGGAAAATATTAGAAAAGAATGGGAAACGCTTTGA
- a CDS encoding rhodanese-like domain-containing protein — protein MSLAEVLQSGNYELIDVREPMELEMDGNIEGATNIPLGEVEDRQDEILSLEKPVVIFCRSGNRSGKALEYLNSQGLKEGYNGGGWAELKAAIEANQGTF, from the coding sequence ATGTCGTTAGCAGAAGTATTACAGTCAGGAAATTATGAATTGATCGATGTCCGTGAGCCTATGGAGCTGGAAATGGACGGAAATATAGAAGGTGCTACCAACATCCCGCTGGGTGAAGTGGAAGACAGACAGGATGAAATCCTTTCTCTTGAAAAACCTGTGGTTATTTTCTGCAGAAGCGGAAACAGAAGCGGAAAAGCTCTGGAATACCTGAATAGCCAGGGTCTTAAAGAAGGATATAACGGCGGAGGCTGGGCTGAGTTGAAAGCCGCTATCGAAGCAAATCAGGGAACTTTTTAA
- the queG gene encoding tRNA epoxyqueuosine(34) reductase QueG: MNSNAEKYSQLIKSKARSFGFQNCGISAADFLEEDARPLETWLKNNFHGEMKYMENHFDKRLDPRLLVEGSKSVISLSYNYFPEEKISALENFKISKYAYAEDYHEVIKEILREMVADLQKEIGEFGFRVFVDSAPVMERSWARKSGIGWVGKNANLITRQSGSFYFLAEIICDLELVPDHATTDHCGTCRKCMDACPTQAIVSDKIVDGSKCISYATIELRDEIPVHFKNKMDDWMFGCDICQDVCPWNRFAAPNLQTRFRPNEALKNFRKGEWKELTQELFSEIFRKSPVKRTKFAGLKRNIEFLEQSSGTKSDSLPLK, translated from the coding sequence ATGAATTCAAACGCCGAAAAATATTCTCAGCTCATTAAATCCAAAGCCAGAAGCTTCGGGTTTCAGAACTGTGGCATTTCGGCAGCCGATTTCCTGGAAGAAGATGCCCGCCCATTGGAAACCTGGCTGAAGAACAATTTCCATGGCGAGATGAAGTATATGGAGAATCATTTTGACAAAAGGCTTGATCCGAGGCTTTTGGTGGAAGGTTCAAAATCTGTGATTTCGCTTTCCTATAATTATTTCCCCGAAGAAAAAATTTCTGCACTGGAAAACTTTAAGATTTCAAAATATGCTTATGCGGAAGATTACCACGAGGTAATCAAAGAAATCCTCCGCGAAATGGTAGCAGATCTGCAGAAAGAAATCGGGGAGTTCGGTTTCAGGGTTTTTGTGGATTCGGCCCCTGTCATGGAGCGGAGCTGGGCACGCAAGTCCGGGATAGGATGGGTAGGCAAGAATGCCAATCTGATTACCCGGCAGAGCGGATCATTTTATTTCCTGGCAGAAATCATCTGTGACCTTGAGCTGGTACCGGATCATGCCACAACAGATCATTGCGGGACCTGCCGCAAATGTATGGATGCCTGTCCTACGCAGGCCATTGTTTCTGATAAGATTGTAGATGGCAGCAAATGCATCTCGTATGCAACGATAGAATTAAGGGATGAAATCCCTGTTCATTTCAAAAATAAAATGGACGACTGGATGTTCGGATGTGACATCTGCCAGGACGTATGCCCGTGGAACAGATTTGCAGCTCCCAACCTTCAGACCAGATTCAGGCCTAACGAAGCCCTGAAGAACTTCAGAAAGGGGGAGTGGAAAGAGCTCACCCAGGAGCTTTTTTCAGAAATTTTCAGGAAATCTCCGGTGAAGAGAACCAAATTTGCAGGGCTCAAACGCAATATAGAATTCCTTGAACAGTCTTCCGGAACCAAGAGCGACTCATTGCCCTTAAAATAA
- a CDS encoding TIGR02117 family protein — translation MKKVLILILKVLAGIVGIVVLYVILALALPYIEVRAKDDGNPKVVPVYIYTNGVHTDIVMPVKNELQDWSAIIPYSNTKSKKDDYSYIGIGWGDKGFYLDTPTWADLKFSTAFKAAFWLSESAMHCTYYKTMKEGADCKKIMISKEQYKALIHFVEDKFDRDKNGNFMYVPTNAVYGDSDAFYDAKGTYSFAYTCNTWTNNALKAAGQKAALWTASDLGIFQHYK, via the coding sequence ATGAAAAAAGTGCTTATACTTATACTTAAAGTTTTAGCAGGCATTGTGGGGATTGTCGTGCTGTATGTCATCCTGGCTCTGGCTCTTCCATATATAGAAGTCAGGGCAAAAGATGATGGCAATCCGAAAGTAGTTCCGGTATATATCTATACGAACGGGGTGCATACCGATATTGTAATGCCGGTAAAAAACGAACTGCAGGACTGGAGTGCAATCATTCCTTACAGCAATACAAAATCAAAAAAAGATGATTACAGTTATATTGGTATCGGCTGGGGAGACAAAGGCTTTTATCTGGATACACCCACCTGGGCAGACCTTAAATTTTCAACAGCTTTCAAAGCAGCCTTCTGGCTAAGTGAATCTGCCATGCACTGCACCTATTACAAGACCATGAAAGAGGGTGCCGACTGTAAAAAGATCATGATCAGCAAAGAGCAGTATAAGGCACTTATCCATTTTGTAGAAGATAAATTTGACCGGGATAAAAACGGAAACTTTATGTATGTTCCTACCAATGCAGTCTACGGCGACAGCGATGCGTTCTATGATGCCAAAGGAACTTATAGCTTTGCGTATACCTGCAATACATGGACTAATAATGCGCTGAAAGCAGCCGGGCAGAAAGCGGCGTTATGGACAGCCTCTGATCTCGGGATATTCCAGCATTACAAATAA